TCCCACCCGCATAGTTTTCTTTTCCCTGCTATCCCTATCTTCTTTTTACTTTGCTTTAATAAGATAAGAGCCATTTTGCACATGAGTGAAAAGTTAACTGCTGCATTATCCGTTTTTCTAGTGTAATCTTCTCTAAAGGAAACATCTAATTGCCAATGCAAGTTATTTTCCACTTGCCAATGTGACCTGACCGATTCCAGAATCAATTTCGGATCTTGTGGCAAAGAAGAAATATAGCATCTTGTTTCTGTGGTTGGTTCTGCATTGCCAACCTGCCTGACGCATGTTATTTTCGCTATAGTTTTTATCCCCTTCCAACCGGCATAAAAATGCTCCGGGTAAAAAGCGGCATCACAAACACATTCTCTGTATTCTTTTCTGCCATGACCGTCATTCTGTTGGAAATAGCTTTGCTTATAAGGTAGATAAATCCGGTCTTCTTCTGTGAGCAGAGAGAATATCCGAGCTTTGAGTTTCTTCTGATTGTCTTTGACGCACAGGATATAATCCGCTTCTGCATTTATAATTGTCTCTGTTATTGTTTTTTGACAACCAACAGCATCAATGGTCACAATACACTGTGTCAGGTCAAG
The DNA window shown above is from Bacteroides faecium and carries:
- a CDS encoding ISAs1 family transposase: MNLQEFSSYVPDVRSEKNQVYTVEEIVFIAMVSVLCGAETWNEIEIFGNSHEEYFKNRLPHLSGIPSEDTFNRFFTLLDIEWFEEIFRLWINDICSQLPGVVAIDGKAVCPTSHSKGHGMKDRLYMVSAWAVRNGLCLGQQKVDGKSNEITAIPELIKALDLTQCIVTIDAVGCQKTITETIINAEADYILCVKDNQKKLKARIFSLLTEEDRIYLPYKQSYFQQNDGHGRKEYRECVCDAAFYPEHFYAGWKGIKTIAKITCVRQVGNAEPTTETRCYISSLPQDPKLILESVRSHWQVENNLHWQLDVSFREDYTRKTDNAAVNFSLMCKMALILLKQSKKKIGIAGKRKLCGWDEKYRDEILGIQRIIPPTEQKDNM